A genome region from Thermomonospora amylolytica includes the following:
- a CDS encoding SDR family NAD(P)-dependent oxidoreductase: protein MGALTGKTALVTGASRGIGRAIAERLAADGALVAVHYGSNDRAAQQTVAAIREAGGQAFAVRAELGVDGDVDTLFAGLEAGLDGRPLDILVNNAAIQAYDATVEKATREDFDRVFAVNVRAPLFVIQRALPLMPDGGRIINISSGVTWFATPEVVYSMTKGAINVLSRSLAHTLGARGITVNTVSPGITETDMNAWLNEGESARRVADMTALGRHGQPADIADAVAFFASADGRWVTGQTLEVNGGLFLGPTGER, encoded by the coding sequence ATGGGCGCTCTGACCGGCAAGACGGCGCTGGTGACCGGGGCCTCCCGGGGCATCGGGCGGGCCATCGCCGAGCGGCTCGCCGCCGACGGCGCGCTGGTCGCGGTGCACTACGGCAGCAACGACAGGGCGGCGCAGCAGACCGTGGCGGCCATCCGGGAGGCCGGCGGGCAGGCGTTCGCCGTGCGCGCCGAACTGGGCGTGGACGGCGACGTGGACACCCTGTTCGCCGGGCTCGAAGCGGGACTGGACGGACGGCCGCTGGACATCCTGGTGAACAACGCCGCCATCCAGGCCTACGACGCCACCGTCGAGAAGGCCACCCGGGAGGACTTCGACCGGGTGTTCGCGGTCAACGTGCGGGCTCCGCTGTTCGTCATCCAGCGAGCCCTGCCCCTGATGCCCGACGGCGGGCGCATCATCAACATCTCCTCGGGCGTCACCTGGTTCGCCACCCCCGAGGTCGTGTACTCCATGACCAAGGGCGCGATCAACGTCCTCAGCCGCTCCCTGGCGCACACCCTGGGCGCGCGGGGCATCACGGTCAACACCGTGTCCCCGGGGATCACCGAGACGGACATGAACGCCTGGCTGAACGAGGGCGAGTCCGCACGGCGGGTCGCCGACATGACCGCGCTCGGCCGCCACGGGCAGCCCGCCGACATCGCCGACGCCGTGGCGTTCTTCGCCTCCGCGGACGGCCGCTGGGTCACCGGCCAGACCCTCGAGGTCAACGGCGGCCTGTTCCTCGGCCCCACCGGGGAACGCTGA
- a CDS encoding TetR/AcrR family transcriptional regulator produces MTGTQTARRRTSAETREHVLQTAHELFYWHGIRAVGVDKVAAEAGIAPTTLYRLFASKDDLVAAYVERAGQAYREWFTAATRDDGRDPRERILTLFDELVVRIQPEHCRGCPFLMALTEFPDAGVAGHRESVALKRWVRERFGELAEELARTRPVDDPAELADRLFLVMEGAYAAVQSLGIDGPAGRVRAFAEAILPD; encoded by the coding sequence ATGACCGGCACGCAGACCGCACGGCGCCGTACCTCGGCGGAGACACGGGAGCACGTGCTCCAGACCGCGCACGAGCTGTTCTACTGGCACGGCATCCGGGCCGTGGGGGTGGACAAGGTCGCCGCCGAGGCCGGGATCGCCCCCACCACGCTCTACCGGCTGTTCGCCTCCAAGGACGACCTCGTCGCCGCGTACGTCGAACGCGCCGGTCAGGCCTACCGGGAGTGGTTCACCGCGGCGACCCGGGACGACGGGCGCGACCCGCGCGAGCGGATCCTGACGCTGTTCGACGAGCTCGTCGTGCGGATCCAGCCCGAGCACTGCCGCGGGTGCCCCTTCCTGATGGCGCTGACCGAGTTCCCCGACGCCGGGGTGGCCGGTCACCGGGAGTCGGTGGCCCTGAAGAGGTGGGTCCGCGAGCGCTTCGGCGAACTCGCCGAGGAGCTGGCCCGGACCCGCCCGGTCGACGATCCCGCCGAGCTGGCCGACCGGCTCTTCCTGGTGATGGAGGGCGCGTACGCCGCCGTCCAGTCCCTCGGCATCGACGGCCCCGCAGGCCGGGTCCGGGCCTTCGCCGAGGCGATCCTGCCGGACTGA
- a CDS encoding putative quinol monooxygenase — MTTTRQPISLYGFLRPRPERADEVRRILTDLVEPSRKEEGNLEYHLHEHEDGRFFLYEVWRSQEDLDRHNQYPPLRAFLDNLSDYLEGPPEAYVNTMVSPYPARDDE, encoded by the coding sequence ATGACGACGACGCGGCAGCCCATTTCCCTCTACGGTTTCCTGCGCCCCAGGCCCGAACGCGCCGACGAGGTCAGGCGGATCCTGACCGACCTCGTGGAGCCCTCCCGGAAGGAGGAGGGGAACCTGGAGTACCACCTCCACGAACACGAGGACGGCCGGTTCTTCCTGTACGAGGTCTGGCGTTCCCAGGAGGATCTTGACCGGCACAACCAATATCCGCCGCTGCGGGCCTTCCTGGACAATCTGTCGGACTATCTCGAAGGCCCTCCCGAGGCTTACGTCAACACCATGGTGAGCCCCTATCCCGCACGTGACGACGAGTAG
- a CDS encoding MerR family transcriptional regulator, protein MKIGELARATGVNVRLLRYYEEQGLLSSHRTEGGHRQYSADAPATVVRIRTLLAAGLPTKVIRELMPCFIGDGPELDACVLDHLRTQLADLDTRINELQQARASLSDLLDASTRALATAGR, encoded by the coding sequence ATGAAGATCGGCGAGCTGGCGCGTGCGACGGGCGTGAACGTCAGGCTGCTGCGCTACTACGAGGAGCAGGGGCTTTTGAGCTCGCACCGTACGGAGGGCGGCCACCGCCAGTACTCCGCAGATGCTCCCGCCACGGTTGTCCGGATCCGCACGCTCCTGGCCGCCGGCCTGCCCACGAAGGTGATCCGCGAGCTCATGCCCTGCTTCATCGGGGACGGTCCCGAACTCGACGCCTGCGTCCTGGACCACCTCCGAACCCAGCTGGCCGACCTGGACACCCGCATCAACGAACTGCAGCAGGCCCGCGCCTCCCTCAGCGATCTCCTCGACGCCTCCACCCGAGCCCTGGCCACGGCCGGCCGGTAG
- a CDS encoding class I SAM-dependent methyltransferase — protein MDQERVDLTGAPETMLATLYGRALDSRSPRPVLGDRQADRVVRRIRYDFRRTGVRGTAAAGVALRARRLDDWTREFLAAHREATVLHLGCGLDSRVDRIDPPPSVRWVDVDYPEVIELRHRLLPERTGDYRTIAASVTGDAWLEQVPADRPAMAVFEGLTMYLHEHEGRRLIERITGRFPGGELLFDAYGPLGIRLQKLVPAVRRAGARLHWGIADPYEIETWHPGLTCLDALRSVDMPGLDELPPAGRLQMRILAHLPGFRDIGWILRYRF, from the coding sequence ATGGATCAGGAACGGGTCGATCTCACCGGCGCTCCGGAGACGATGCTCGCCACGCTGTACGGCAGGGCGCTCGACAGCCGGTCGCCCCGCCCCGTCCTGGGCGACCGGCAGGCCGACCGGGTGGTGCGCCGCATCCGGTACGACTTCCGCAGGACCGGGGTGAGGGGCACGGCCGCCGCCGGGGTCGCGCTGCGCGCCAGGCGGCTCGACGACTGGACGCGGGAGTTCCTGGCCGCGCACCGGGAGGCCACCGTGCTGCATCTGGGGTGCGGCCTGGACTCCAGGGTGGACCGGATCGACCCGCCGCCCTCGGTGCGCTGGGTCGACGTCGACTATCCCGAGGTCATCGAGCTGCGCCACCGGCTGCTGCCCGAGCGCACGGGCGACTACCGGACGATCGCGGCCTCGGTGACCGGCGACGCATGGCTGGAGCAGGTGCCCGCCGACCGCCCGGCCATGGCCGTCTTCGAGGGCCTGACGATGTACCTGCACGAGCATGAGGGCAGGCGTCTCATCGAGCGGATCACCGGCCGGTTCCCCGGCGGAGAGCTTCTTTTCGACGCGTACGGCCCGCTGGGCATCCGGCTGCAGAAACTGGTGCCCGCGGTGCGCAGGGCCGGGGCCCGCCTGCACTGGGGCATCGCCGACCCGTACGAGATCGAGACCTGGCACCCGGGTCTGACCTGCCTGGACGCGTTGCGCAGCGTCGACATGCCGGGCCTGGACGAACTGCCGCCCGCCGGAAGGCTCCAGATGCGGATCCTGGCGCACCTGCCCGGTTTCCGCGACATCGGCTGGATCCTGCGCTACCGCTTCTGA
- a CDS encoding helix-turn-helix domain-containing protein encodes MGTSGLGERLQSIRKRRGLTQRELAQLSGVSLSLLRKLEQGEREDTRVETLRKLAIALRVTTAELIVRPEAEDSGPVGDDQWAAVHDALVGRPMAQPEEEPTLEGVSSALRAATPLFTENRYADLGMAVPALLRDADALGSKGRVVQSRAYHLAGMLMVQTRQYDAADMALARAVDIAPDRLDAAAAINTRCWLLVRRGMIGDSLDLAARWADDVEPRLSRATLSELATWGGLMLRVSAAAVRNNQPGEAEDALRLAYAAGTAMGRDYAPPSDYGRTFGPVKVAMRRAENAMVEDRPDRVLAIAERIPERVIRPQSSSHNRHLLDVANAHVRLKRYTDAFNVLQEIRTKSPEWIVHQRLARDVLARIINRRRTLTSEMRDLVDFVRLEY; translated from the coding sequence ATGGGTACGTCCGGGCTCGGTGAACGCCTGCAGTCGATACGCAAGCGCCGGGGGCTGACCCAGCGGGAACTGGCGCAGCTCTCGGGGGTGTCCCTTTCCCTGCTCCGCAAGCTCGAGCAGGGAGAACGGGAGGACACCCGAGTGGAGACCCTGCGGAAACTGGCCATTGCGCTGAGGGTCACCACGGCCGAGTTGATCGTCAGGCCGGAGGCTGAGGACTCGGGACCGGTCGGCGATGATCAATGGGCAGCCGTTCACGACGCCCTTGTGGGGCGTCCGATGGCACAGCCGGAGGAGGAACCGACCCTGGAAGGCGTGAGCAGCGCCCTGCGTGCCGCCACACCTTTGTTCACCGAGAACCGGTACGCCGATCTCGGCATGGCGGTGCCCGCGCTGCTTCGAGACGCCGACGCCCTGGGCTCGAAGGGGCGGGTGGTGCAGTCCCGCGCGTACCACCTGGCCGGGATGCTGATGGTCCAGACCCGGCAGTACGACGCGGCCGACATGGCGCTGGCCCGAGCCGTGGACATCGCCCCCGACAGGCTGGACGCCGCGGCGGCCATCAACACACGGTGCTGGCTGCTGGTGCGGCGGGGAATGATCGGAGACTCGCTGGACCTTGCGGCCAGGTGGGCCGATGATGTGGAGCCACGGCTTTCCCGGGCGACGCTTTCGGAACTGGCGACATGGGGCGGCCTGATGCTGCGGGTGTCGGCGGCCGCCGTCCGCAACAACCAGCCGGGAGAGGCCGAAGACGCCCTTCGGCTCGCCTACGCGGCGGGCACCGCAATGGGTCGCGACTACGCCCCTCCCTCCGACTACGGGCGGACGTTCGGTCCGGTCAAGGTGGCCATGCGGCGGGCCGAGAACGCGATGGTCGAGGACAGGCCGGACCGGGTCCTGGCGATAGCGGAGCGGATCCCGGAACGGGTCATACGGCCGCAATCATCGAGCCACAACCGTCATCTGCTGGACGTGGCCAATGCCCACGTGCGACTCAAGCGCTATACGGACGCGTTCAACGTGCTTCAGGAGATCCGCACGAAGTCTCCGGAGTGGATAGTCCACCAGCGACTGGCGCGGGACGTTCTCGCCCGGATCATCAACCGGCGCAGGACGCTTACTTCTGAGATGCGAGATTTGGTCGATTTCGTCCGACTGGAGTACTGA
- a CDS encoding TauD/TfdA dioxygenase family protein — protein MSEFRRIGGRIGAEIKGVDPNELPLEEVNEALLEHKALVFRGAGLDEEGQLRFARRFGELTRAHPTVPPVEGQPDILPVNGEEGIRSNVWHTDVTFVRTPPKLSTLRALVVPPYGGNTLIADSAAAYRDLPEPLREFADRLWAVHTNDYDYALPRTNTDKAIEYRRTFTSRRYRTAHPVVRVHPESGERGLFIGGFAQKIVGLSGSESRDILRILQAYVTRPENILRVVWNPGDLVLFDNRITQHYAPDDYGDLPRLLHRVTVAGDVPVGVTGETSYIVEGDDAAHYTPAQAA, from the coding sequence ATGTCCGAGTTCCGTCGGATCGGCGGCCGGATCGGCGCCGAGATCAAGGGCGTCGACCCCAACGAGCTGCCGCTGGAGGAGGTCAACGAGGCGCTGCTGGAGCACAAGGCGCTGGTCTTCCGCGGCGCCGGCCTCGACGAGGAGGGCCAGCTCCGTTTCGCCCGCCGGTTCGGCGAGCTGACCAGGGCGCACCCGACCGTTCCCCCGGTGGAGGGGCAGCCCGACATCCTGCCGGTGAACGGCGAGGAGGGCATCCGCTCGAACGTCTGGCACACCGACGTCACGTTCGTGCGCACCCCGCCGAAGCTGAGCACGCTGCGCGCCCTGGTCGTCCCGCCGTACGGCGGCAACACCCTGATCGCCGACTCCGCCGCCGCGTACCGGGACCTGCCCGAGCCGCTGCGGGAGTTCGCCGACCGGCTGTGGGCGGTGCACACCAACGACTACGACTACGCGCTGCCCCGCACCAACACCGACAAGGCGATCGAGTACCGGCGGACGTTCACCTCCCGCCGCTACCGGACCGCCCACCCGGTGGTCCGCGTGCACCCGGAGTCGGGTGAGCGGGGCCTGTTCATCGGCGGCTTCGCCCAGAAGATCGTCGGCCTGTCGGGCTCGGAGTCCCGCGACATCCTGCGCATCCTGCAGGCGTACGTGACCCGGCCGGAGAACATCCTGCGCGTGGTGTGGAACCCGGGCGACCTGGTCCTGTTCGACAACCGCATCACCCAGCACTACGCCCCCGACGACTACGGCGACCTCCCCCGGCTCCTCCACCGCGTCACGGTCGCCGGGGACGTCCCCGTCGGCGTGACCGGCGAGACCAGCTACATCGTCGAGGGCGACGACGCCGCCCACTACACCCCCGCCCAGGCGGCCTGA
- a CDS encoding ABC transporter permease: MTVTEAPEAVVTAGPARRRRSWRRARMGALALTLTVAVWQIAAMVIGDTVTLPTVPETARTFVTYLTKPYPEVQGKTLVEDALISTGRILAGFVLGTLAGLLLGAAMAGVRAIRELADPIIEVVRPLPPIAFIPLLVVWLGIGEPAKIALIFFGVLPVVTVATLGALDAVPAELLHASRSLGASPAYTMLHVRLRAAVPGVITGLRIAMGGAWTSIIAAEMIAATGGVGHLILQAGNYLQTPLIFCGIAEIAVLGLAFDGLLRLLLRLADPTVRR; the protein is encoded by the coding sequence ATGACGGTCACCGAGGCGCCCGAGGCCGTCGTCACGGCGGGGCCGGCGCGGCGGCGCCGTTCCTGGCGCCGGGCGCGGATGGGCGCGCTGGCCCTGACGCTGACCGTGGCGGTCTGGCAGATCGCCGCGATGGTCATCGGCGACACCGTCACGCTGCCGACCGTGCCGGAGACCGCGCGCACGTTCGTGACGTACCTGACCAAGCCGTATCCGGAGGTCCAGGGCAAGACGCTGGTCGAGGACGCGCTGATCAGCACCGGCCGCATCCTGGCCGGGTTCGTCCTCGGCACGCTGGCGGGCCTGCTGCTGGGCGCGGCGATGGCCGGGGTGCGGGCGATCCGCGAGCTGGCCGACCCGATCATCGAGGTGGTCCGGCCGCTGCCGCCGATCGCGTTCATCCCGCTGCTGGTGGTGTGGCTGGGGATCGGCGAGCCCGCCAAGATCGCGCTGATCTTCTTCGGGGTGCTGCCGGTCGTGACCGTCGCGACGCTCGGCGCGCTGGACGCGGTGCCCGCCGAACTGCTGCACGCCAGCCGCAGCCTGGGCGCCTCCCCGGCGTACACGATGCTGCACGTGCGGCTGCGGGCCGCGGTGCCGGGCGTCATCACCGGGCTGCGCATCGCCATGGGCGGCGCCTGGACCAGCATCATCGCCGCCGAGATGATCGCCGCCACCGGAGGCGTCGGCCATCTGATCCTGCAGGCCGGCAACTACCTGCAGACCCCCCTGATCTTCTGCGGCATCGCCGAGATCGCCGTGCTCGGCCTCGCCTTCGACGGCCTGCTGCGGCTGCTGCTGCGGCTGGCCGACCCGACGGTGCGCCGCTGA
- a CDS encoding ABC transporter ATP-binding protein, which translates to MSAVAEERVGAQQSAGVRLRDVRKTFRNRRRPVRTALDGVSLDVAPGEFLCLLGPSGCGKSTLLNILAGFVPADSGQVLVDGRPVTGPGPDRGVLFQTPMLFPWLTTWQNVLYGPKARGALTRQVREEAERLLETVGLADARDAYPHELSGGMRHRAAFARVLINRPGLLLMDEPFGALDAITRANMQRFLLELWQGRRMTIVFVTHDVEEATLLGDRVCVLSGPPGATEAVLDIGLRRPRTYEDTETLEFVTAKRRIREVLER; encoded by the coding sequence GTGAGCGCCGTCGCCGAGGAGCGGGTGGGCGCCCAGCAGTCGGCCGGGGTCCGGCTGCGGGACGTGCGCAAGACGTTCCGCAACCGGCGGCGTCCCGTCCGCACCGCGCTGGACGGGGTGAGCCTGGACGTGGCGCCGGGCGAGTTCCTGTGCCTGCTGGGGCCGTCCGGGTGCGGCAAGTCCACGCTGCTGAACATCCTGGCGGGCTTCGTCCCGGCCGACTCCGGGCAGGTGCTGGTCGACGGGCGGCCGGTGACCGGGCCCGGCCCCGACCGGGGCGTGCTGTTCCAGACGCCGATGCTCTTCCCCTGGCTGACCACCTGGCAGAACGTGCTGTACGGCCCCAAGGCCCGCGGCGCGCTCACCCGGCAGGTGCGCGAGGAGGCCGAACGGCTGCTGGAGACGGTGGGCCTCGCCGACGCCCGCGACGCCTACCCGCACGAGCTGTCCGGCGGGATGCGGCACCGCGCCGCGTTCGCCCGCGTGCTGATCAACCGGCCCGGCCTGCTGCTGATGGACGAGCCGTTCGGGGCGCTGGACGCGATCACCCGGGCGAACATGCAGCGCTTCCTGCTGGAGCTGTGGCAGGGGCGGCGGATGACGATCGTCTTCGTCACCCACGACGTGGAGGAGGCGACCCTGCTGGGCGACCGGGTGTGCGTGCTGTCCGGGCCGCCCGGCGCGACCGAGGCCGTGCTCGACATCGGCCTGCGGCGGCCCCGGACCTACGAGGACACCGAGACGCTGGAGTTCGTCACCGCCAAGCGCCGCATCCGGGAGGTGCTGGAGCGATGA
- a CDS encoding taurine ABC transporter substrate-binding protein, producing the protein MPDKRLAAAIALVLAATGCAGAAGGGTAGPLRIGYFQGAVAGPESVVAANEELASKVPARIELRPIDSGVAGMAQLRAGAFPVVSGVGNPPFVGAFTNGTDVRVVFAESLDQSGLAVNDEIESPSDLKKIGVLVGSTLDFQLRGWLKEQGLTGKVQIASFASEAAEAAAWKAGKIDAVFISQAFLLELRRHGARVLVGSAEIAEKGYAAVNLLAVSGAYIRQNPQAVQALVCQISRAQTLVKGPQGERYIRPAARFLGVRPEDAVEATRNYPYIPAAEETSWLKGPDGRAASGRLVQNFRLTAEFLVSQGRAKTVPGTEQIAAHVDPTFWDKAQAGGCK; encoded by the coding sequence ATGCCCGACAAACGCCTTGCCGCCGCGATCGCCCTGGTCCTCGCCGCCACCGGCTGCGCGGGCGCCGCGGGCGGCGGTACGGCCGGTCCGCTCCGGATCGGCTACTTCCAGGGCGCGGTCGCCGGTCCGGAATCCGTCGTCGCCGCCAACGAGGAACTGGCCTCCAAGGTCCCCGCCCGGATCGAACTGCGGCCGATCGACAGCGGGGTCGCCGGGATGGCCCAGCTCCGCGCCGGGGCGTTCCCGGTGGTCTCGGGCGTCGGCAACCCGCCGTTCGTGGGCGCCTTCACCAACGGCACGGACGTGCGGGTGGTCTTCGCCGAGAGCCTGGACCAGTCCGGGCTGGCCGTGAACGACGAGATCGAGTCGCCGTCCGACCTGAAGAAGATCGGCGTGCTGGTGGGCTCCACGCTGGACTTCCAGCTCCGCGGCTGGCTCAAGGAGCAGGGCCTGACCGGCAAGGTGCAGATCGCCAGCTTCGCCAGCGAGGCCGCCGAGGCCGCCGCCTGGAAGGCCGGGAAGATCGACGCGGTGTTCATCAGCCAGGCGTTCCTGCTGGAGCTCAGGCGGCACGGGGCGAGGGTCCTGGTCGGCTCCGCGGAGATCGCCGAGAAGGGGTACGCCGCCGTCAACCTGCTCGCCGTCTCCGGCGCCTACATCAGGCAGAACCCGCAGGCCGTGCAGGCGCTCGTCTGCCAGATCTCCAGGGCGCAGACCCTGGTCAAGGGACCGCAGGGCGAGCGGTACATCAGGCCCGCCGCCCGCTTCCTCGGCGTCAGGCCCGAGGACGCGGTGGAGGCCACCAGGAACTACCCGTACATCCCGGCCGCCGAGGAGACCTCCTGGCTCAAGGGGCCGGACGGCAGGGCTGCCTCCGGAAGGCTCGTGCAGAACTTCCGGCTGACCGCCGAGTTCCTGGTGAGCCAGGGCCGCGCCAAGACCGTTCCGGGCACCGAGCAGATCGCCGCGCATGTGGACCCGACGTTCTGGGACAAGGCCCAGGCGGGGGGCTGCAAGTGA